The following are from one region of the Pelagibius sp. CAU 1746 genome:
- the nikC gene encoding nickel transporter permease produces MSSGIDKLPAEGWRAWLLSSSPKSRHQARLGRTYIAWLSFQGNHLAMLGLGIVLTLIFMAIFAPLIAPYNPNAQVLADRLQFFSAEHLFGTDELGRDIFSRIVHGSRLTLYIVILVAIIAAPIGLAVGTTAGYLGGWTDKVLMRITDIFLAFPKLVLALALVSALGPGIENAIIAIAITSWPPYARIARAETLTIRNSDFIAAVRLQGAGRARIIWSHIVPLCTSSLVVRVTLDMAGIILIAAGLGFLGLGAQPPLPEWGAMISSGRKVLLDQWWVATIPGIAIFIVSLGFNLLGDGLRDVLDPKSGGQA; encoded by the coding sequence ATGAGCAGCGGGATCGACAAGCTGCCGGCGGAGGGCTGGCGCGCCTGGCTGCTCAGCTCCTCGCCGAAGTCGCGCCATCAGGCCCGGCTCGGCCGCACCTACATCGCCTGGCTGTCCTTCCAGGGGAACCACTTGGCGATGCTCGGCCTGGGCATCGTCCTGACGCTGATCTTCATGGCGATCTTCGCGCCGCTGATCGCGCCCTACAACCCCAACGCCCAGGTGCTGGCCGACCGCCTGCAGTTCTTCTCGGCGGAGCATTTGTTCGGCACCGACGAACTGGGCCGAGACATTTTCTCTCGCATCGTCCACGGCAGCCGCCTGACCCTCTACATCGTCATCCTGGTGGCCATCATCGCCGCGCCGATCGGTTTGGCGGTCGGCACCACGGCGGGCTATCTCGGCGGATGGACCGACAAGGTGCTGATGCGCATCACGGACATTTTCCTGGCCTTCCCGAAGCTGGTGCTGGCCCTGGCCCTGGTGTCGGCGCTCGGGCCCGGTATCGAGAACGCGATCATCGCCATCGCCATAACCTCCTGGCCGCCTTATGCGCGTATCGCCCGGGCGGAGACGCTCACCATCCGCAATTCCGATTTCATCGCGGCGGTGCGTTTGCAGGGGGCCGGACGGGCACGCATCATCTGGTCGCACATCGTGCCCCTCTGCACGTCATCGCTTGTCGTGCGCGTGACCCTGGACATGGCGGGCATTATCCTCATTGCCGCCGGCCTCGGTTTCCTGGGCCTGGGCGCCCAGCCGCCGCTGCCGGAGTGGGGCGCCATGATCTCTTCGGGCCGCAAGGTTCTGCTCGACCAGTGGTGGGTGGCCACCATCCCCGGCATCGCCATCTTCATCGTCAGCCTGGGCTTCAACCTGCTGGGCGACGGTCTGCGCGATGTGCTGGACCCGAAGAGCGGAGGCCAGGCATGA
- a CDS encoding ABC transporter permease has product MPSPLRTVVSVTTTVMLTFLGLLMVTFIIGRVVPIDPVLAIVGDRAPEHVVERVREELGLNKPLYEQFAIYVWNVLRGDLGVSVLTANPVLEDIKRVFPATLELATVATLFGVLLGVPMGVLAAVYQGRWPDQVIRVVGLLGYSIPVFWLGLMGLLIFYARWPWGELVPGPGRVDVFYDGLVDQVTGVLLIDSAMAGEWEVFWNAAWHLVLPAAILGYFSLAYISRMTRSFMLEQLSQEYVTTARVKGVKEWRVIWVHALGNVWVPLVTVIALSYANLLEGSVLTEIVFAWPGLGYYLTQSLLKADMNAVLGATMVVGAVFIGVNLLSDLLYKLLDPRAR; this is encoded by the coding sequence CTGCCGTCACCTTTGCGGACCGTCGTCAGCGTGACGACGACGGTCATGCTCACTTTTCTCGGCCTTCTGATGGTGACTTTCATCATCGGCCGCGTCGTTCCGATCGATCCGGTACTCGCCATCGTCGGCGACCGGGCGCCGGAGCACGTGGTCGAAAGGGTGCGAGAGGAACTGGGCCTCAACAAGCCGCTCTACGAACAGTTCGCGATCTACGTCTGGAACGTCCTGCGGGGCGATCTCGGCGTGTCGGTGCTGACCGCCAATCCGGTGCTGGAGGACATCAAGCGGGTTTTCCCGGCGACGCTGGAACTGGCCACGGTGGCGACTCTCTTCGGCGTGCTGCTGGGCGTGCCCATGGGCGTGCTGGCCGCCGTCTACCAGGGCCGCTGGCCTGACCAGGTGATCCGCGTGGTCGGCCTGCTCGGCTATTCGATCCCGGTCTTCTGGCTGGGCCTCATGGGGCTGCTGATCTTCTACGCGCGCTGGCCCTGGGGCGAACTGGTGCCGGGGCCCGGCCGCGTGGACGTTTTCTACGACGGCTTGGTGGATCAGGTGACCGGTGTGCTGCTGATCGACTCGGCGATGGCGGGCGAGTGGGAGGTATTTTGGAATGCCGCCTGGCATCTGGTTCTTCCGGCGGCCATCCTCGGATACTTCAGTCTGGCCTACATCAGCCGCATGACCCGCTCCTTCATGCTGGAGCAGTTGAGCCAGGAATACGTCACCACCGCGCGGGTGAAAGGCGTGAAGGAGTGGCGTGTGATCTGGGTGCACGCCCTCGGCAACGTCTGGGTGCCGCTGGTCACCGTGATCGCCCTCAGCTACGCCAATCTTCTGGAAGGCTCGGTCCTGACGGAAATCGTCTTCGCCTGGCCGGGCCTGGGCTACTACCTCACCCAATCCCTCCTGAAAGCGGACATGAACGCGGTGCTCGGCGCCACCATGGTGGTCGGCGCGGTCTTTATCGGGGTCAATCTCTTGTCCGATCTGCTGTACAAGCTTCTTGATCCGAGGGCGCGATGA
- a CDS encoding ABC transporter substrate-binding protein yields MRKLFACVVAALVAVAAVPTSAKTPRDALVMAFTIDDIITLDPAEIFEFTAAEYAGNTYDRLIGYDPDDVSKIFGGAAESWTISDDGKTFTFKMRPGIKFVSGNPMTAEDAAFSLQRAIILDKSPAFILTQFGFTADNVADKIKAVDDMTLVIETDQAYAPTFVLYCLTATIASIVDKKEVMAHAEDGDMGYAWLKTNYAGSGPFKLRQWKANESLTLDRNDGYWGGAPAMKRVIIRHIVEPATQQLLLEKGDIDIARNLGPDQLGTVRKNPDIVLQDGVKGAVYYLGLNQKNQYLSNPKVRQALKYLVDYRGMESTVVKDLMKIHQAFLPKGFLGALEATPFTLDVNKAKQLLAEAGYPDGFKVTMDTRNISPILEMAQSIQATFAQAGVELEIIPGDGGQTLGKYRARNHDIYIGRWGPDYQDPHTNADTFARNPDNSDDAKSKPLAWRNAWDIPEMTKMADAAILERDPVKRAEMYLEIQKNHQATSPFVIMFQQTEVAGVRADTKGFIIGPSFDSNFYSKVTKE; encoded by the coding sequence TTGAGGAAGCTATTCGCCTGTGTCGTGGCGGCGTTGGTCGCTGTCGCCGCAGTCCCGACTTCCGCCAAGACGCCTCGGGACGCGCTCGTCATGGCCTTCACCATTGACGACATCATCACCTTGGACCCGGCGGAGATATTTGAGTTCACGGCCGCCGAGTACGCCGGCAACACCTATGACCGCCTGATCGGCTACGACCCGGACGATGTCTCCAAGATCTTCGGCGGGGCGGCCGAATCCTGGACCATTTCGGACGACGGCAAGACCTTTACCTTCAAGATGCGCCCGGGCATCAAGTTCGTCTCCGGCAATCCGATGACCGCGGAAGATGCGGCTTTCTCGCTGCAGCGCGCAATCATCCTGGACAAGTCGCCGGCATTTATTCTGACCCAGTTCGGCTTCACCGCCGATAATGTGGCGGACAAGATCAAGGCGGTCGACGACATGACCCTGGTCATCGAGACCGACCAGGCCTATGCGCCGACCTTCGTGCTGTACTGCCTGACGGCGACCATCGCCTCGATCGTCGACAAGAAGGAAGTCATGGCGCATGCCGAGGACGGCGACATGGGGTACGCCTGGCTGAAGACCAACTACGCCGGCAGCGGCCCCTTCAAGCTGCGCCAGTGGAAGGCCAACGAATCGCTGACCCTCGACCGCAACGACGGCTACTGGGGCGGCGCCCCGGCCATGAAGCGGGTCATCATCCGCCACATCGTCGAGCCTGCCACCCAGCAACTGCTGCTGGAAAAGGGCGACATCGACATCGCGCGCAACCTCGGTCCGGACCAGCTTGGCACGGTGCGGAAGAACCCGGACATCGTCCTGCAGGACGGCGTCAAGGGCGCGGTCTACTACCTGGGGCTCAACCAGAAGAACCAGTACCTCTCCAACCCGAAGGTGCGGCAGGCGCTGAAGTACCTGGTCGATTACCGGGGCATGGAAAGCACGGTGGTGAAGGATCTGATGAAGATCCACCAGGCTTTCCTGCCGAAGGGTTTCCTGGGCGCGCTGGAGGCGACTCCCTTTACGCTGGACGTCAACAAGGCCAAGCAACTGCTGGCCGAAGCCGGCTATCCCGACGGCTTCAAGGTGACCATGGACACCCGCAACATCTCGCCGATCCTGGAGATGGCGCAGTCGATCCAGGCCACCTTCGCGCAAGCGGGCGTCGAGCTGGAGATCATTCCCGGCGACGGCGGGCAGACCTTGGGCAAGTACCGTGCGCGTAATCACGACATCTATATCGGTCGCTGGGGGCCGGACTATCAGGACCCGCACACCAACGCCGATACTTTCGCGCGCAACCCGGACAACTCCGACGATGCCAAGTCCAAGCCGCTGGCCTGGCGCAATGCCTGGGACATCCCGGAGATGACCAAGATGGCCGATGCCGCCATCCTCGAGCGCGATCCGGTCAAGCGCGCGGAGATGTACCTGGAGATCCAGAAGAATCACCAGGCGACGTCGCCCTTCGTCATCATGTTCCAGCAGACGGAAGTCGCGGGTGTGCGTGCCGATACCAAGGGATTCATCATCGGCCCGTCCTTCGATTCCAACTTCTACAGCAAAGTGACCAAGGAATAG
- the mfd gene encoding transcription-repair coupling factor, whose protein sequence is MTESVSADSPLEAESASRPTLASAPPGIDALTLAGLLADSTPNGLGRRWLHVALDDTQAQRMAESLAFFAPQVEPLIFPAWDCLPYDRVSPHRDIVARRLDALTRLMEPVGTRPQVVITTVNALLQRVPPPEALAGRVMLLEAGATIPADRLHGFFAENGYYRVETVGEPGEFAVRGGIVDVFPPGQEQPLRLDFFGDDLESLRLFDPLSQRTTGQVERLTLKPVSEVILDPGAVERFRTRYRELFGATRDDPLYEAVSAARAHPGMEHWLPLYHDRLVTLFDYLPGAGVTLDYQATESRATRLETIQDFYDARKHLEGGGESGGWVYKALEPKALYLDAEEWDAGLAGRPGGQFSPFAAPEGVAVRDAGGRPGLDYAEQRAAAQTGGTQGQIYDAVGADVQKELAAGRRVVLTAFTAGALDRLAHLLQEHGGISGEPMQGWAALESLPADKVGLAALPLEKGFRYGGTLFLSEQDILGERIARAAQRKRRAENFLTEISDLHEQDLVVHVDHGVGRYEGLQTLEVGGAPHDFLKVVYAGDDKLFVPVENIEVLSRFGSENEGVELDRLGGVGWQSRKARIKERIKEMAEALIKVAAARALKTAEAMEKPEGLYDEFCARFPFPETEDQLRAIEDALGDLAAGKPMDRLVCGDVGFGKTEVALRAAFLAVMTGKQVAVVVPTTLLARQHFRTFKERFAGLPVRVAQLSRLVGAKEAAQNKEELAKGRVEIVVGTHALLSKSIAFKDLGLLIVDEEQHFGVKQKERLKALREDVHVLTLTATPIPRTMQMAMSGVKEMSIIATPPVDRLAVRTFVLPYDPVIVREAILREHYRGGQTFYVCPRVKDLAELQERLAKLVPEVKVAVAHGQMPPTQLEEVMTDFYDRKFDILLSTNIVESGLDIPTANTMILHRADMFGLAQLYQLRGRIGRSKVRGYAYLTLPPGRILSAAAEKRLHVMQTLDSLGAGFQLASHDLDIRGAGNLLGEEQSGHIREVGIELYQQMLEEAVATARAGGKAAEAAAESFTPQINIGMPVLIPESYVADLHLRLGLYRRLSSLVDRAEIDAFAAELVDRFGPLPAEVDNLLQIMTIKRLCREAGVERLDAGPKGATVTFHNNSFANPAGLIAFIQKQAGEVKLRPDHTLVYRRAWDGEDARVRGVRLMLDELVKLAA, encoded by the coding sequence ATGACGGAATCCGTGAGCGCCGACTCTCCTTTAGAGGCGGAGTCCGCCTCGCGCCCGACCCTGGCCTCCGCGCCGCCGGGAATCGACGCCCTGACATTGGCCGGCCTGCTGGCCGACTCCACGCCAAACGGCCTTGGCCGCCGCTGGCTGCACGTGGCCCTGGACGATACCCAGGCCCAGCGCATGGCCGAGAGCCTGGCTTTCTTCGCGCCGCAGGTGGAGCCCCTGATCTTTCCGGCCTGGGACTGTCTTCCCTATGACCGGGTGAGCCCGCACCGCGACATCGTCGCCCGGCGCCTGGACGCGTTGACGCGGCTGATGGAGCCGGTGGGGACACGCCCGCAGGTCGTCATCACCACCGTGAACGCCTTGCTGCAACGGGTGCCGCCGCCGGAGGCCCTGGCCGGGCGGGTCATGCTGCTGGAGGCCGGGGCGACCATTCCGGCCGACCGCTTGCACGGCTTCTTCGCCGAGAACGGCTACTACCGGGTCGAGACCGTGGGCGAGCCGGGCGAGTTCGCGGTGCGCGGCGGCATCGTCGACGTCTTCCCGCCGGGCCAGGAGCAGCCGCTGCGCCTGGATTTCTTCGGCGACGACCTGGAGAGCCTGCGGCTCTTCGATCCGCTGAGCCAGCGCACCACCGGCCAGGTGGAGCGCCTGACCCTGAAGCCGGTCAGCGAAGTGATCCTGGACCCCGGTGCGGTGGAGCGTTTCCGCACCCGTTACCGCGAGCTGTTCGGCGCCACCCGCGACGACCCGCTCTACGAAGCGGTGAGCGCGGCGCGCGCCCATCCGGGCATGGAGCACTGGCTGCCGCTCTACCACGATCGCCTGGTGACCCTTTTCGACTATCTGCCGGGAGCCGGTGTCACCCTGGATTACCAGGCGACCGAATCGCGCGCGACCCGGCTGGAGACCATCCAGGACTTCTATGACGCCCGCAAACACCTGGAAGGCGGCGGCGAAAGCGGCGGCTGGGTCTACAAGGCCTTGGAGCCCAAGGCGCTGTATCTCGATGCCGAGGAGTGGGACGCGGGCCTGGCGGGACGGCCGGGCGGTCAGTTCAGTCCTTTTGCCGCCCCGGAGGGCGTGGCGGTCCGCGATGCCGGCGGCCGCCCCGGCCTGGACTATGCGGAGCAGCGCGCGGCCGCCCAGACCGGCGGGACCCAGGGCCAGATCTATGACGCCGTCGGCGCGGACGTACAAAAGGAGCTGGCGGCGGGCCGGCGGGTGGTGTTGACGGCCTTCACCGCCGGGGCGCTGGACCGGCTGGCCCATCTGCTGCAGGAGCACGGCGGCATCTCCGGGGAGCCAATGCAAGGCTGGGCCGCTCTGGAGAGCTTGCCTGCCGACAAGGTGGGCCTGGCTGCCTTGCCCCTGGAAAAGGGCTTCCGCTACGGCGGGACGCTGTTCCTCAGCGAGCAGGACATCCTGGGCGAGCGCATCGCCCGCGCCGCCCAGCGCAAGCGCCGGGCGGAGAACTTCCTCACCGAGATTTCCGACCTGCACGAGCAGGATCTGGTGGTTCACGTCGACCACGGCGTCGGCCGCTACGAGGGCCTGCAGACCCTGGAGGTCGGCGGCGCGCCCCACGACTTTCTGAAAGTCGTCTATGCCGGTGACGACAAGCTCTTCGTGCCGGTGGAGAACATCGAGGTGCTGTCGCGCTTCGGCTCGGAGAACGAGGGCGTCGAGCTGGACCGTCTGGGCGGCGTCGGCTGGCAGTCGCGCAAGGCGCGCATCAAGGAGCGCATCAAGGAGATGGCGGAGGCGCTCATCAAGGTGGCCGCCGCGCGCGCCTTGAAGACGGCGGAAGCCATGGAGAAGCCGGAAGGCCTCTACGACGAGTTCTGCGCGCGCTTTCCTTTCCCGGAAACCGAGGACCAACTGCGGGCGATCGAGGACGCGCTCGGCGATCTGGCCGCGGGAAAGCCCATGGACCGGCTGGTCTGCGGCGACGTCGGCTTCGGCAAGACGGAGGTGGCCCTGCGCGCCGCCTTCCTGGCGGTGATGACCGGCAAGCAGGTCGCTGTCGTGGTGCCGACGACGCTGCTGGCGCGCCAGCACTTCCGCACCTTCAAGGAGCGTTTCGCCGGCCTGCCGGTGCGCGTGGCCCAGCTTTCGCGGCTGGTCGGCGCCAAGGAGGCCGCGCAGAACAAGGAAGAGCTGGCCAAGGGCCGGGTGGAGATCGTGGTCGGGACCCACGCGCTGCTCAGCAAGTCGATCGCCTTCAAGGACCTGGGCCTGCTGATCGTCGATGAGGAACAGCACTTCGGCGTGAAGCAGAAGGAGCGCCTGAAGGCGCTGCGAGAGGATGTCCACGTGCTGACCCTGACGGCGACGCCGATCCCGCGCACCATGCAGATGGCCATGTCCGGGGTGAAGGAGATGAGCATCATCGCCACGCCGCCGGTCGACCGCCTGGCGGTGCGCACCTTCGTGCTGCCCTACGATCCGGTAATCGTCCGCGAGGCGATCCTGCGCGAGCACTACCGCGGCGGCCAGACCTTCTATGTCTGTCCGCGGGTGAAGGACCTGGCCGAGCTGCAGGAGCGGCTCGCCAAGCTGGTGCCGGAGGTGAAGGTGGCGGTGGCCCACGGCCAGATGCCGCCGACCCAACTGGAAGAGGTCATGACCGACTTCTACGACCGCAAGTTCGACATCCTGCTATCGACCAACATCGTCGAATCCGGCCTCGACATTCCCACCGCCAACACCATGATCCTGCACCGCGCCGACATGTTCGGCCTGGCTCAGCTCTACCAGCTGCGCGGGCGGATCGGCCGCTCCAAGGTGCGCGGTTATGCCTACCTGACCCTGCCGCCGGGACGCATTCTCTCGGCGGCGGCGGAGAAGCGCCTCCACGTCATGCAGACCCTGGACAGCCTGGGCGCCGGCTTCCAGCTCGCCAGCCACGACCTCGACATCCGCGGCGCGGGCAACCTGCTGGGCGAGGAGCAGTCCGGCCACATCCGCGAGGTCGGCATCGAGCTCTATCAGCAGATGCTGGAGGAAGCCGTGGCCACGGCGCGGGCCGGCGGCAAGGCGGCGGAGGCCGCCGCCGAGAGCTTCACGCCCCAGATCAACATCGGGATGCCGGTGCTGATCCCCGAGAGCTACGTCGCAGACTTGCATCTGCGGCTCGGGCTCTACCGGCGCCTGTCGTCCCTGGTGGACCGGGCGGAGATCGACGCTTTCGCGGCGGAACTGGTCGACCGCTTCGGCCCGCTGCCGGCGGAGGTGGACAACCTGCTGCAGATCATGACCATCAAGCGGCTGTGCCGCGAGGCCGGGGTGGAGCGCCTGGACGCCGGGCCCAAGGGCGCGACGGTCACCTTCCACAACAACAGTTTCGCCAATCCCGCGGGGCTCATCGCCTTCATCCAGAAGCAGGCGGGGGAGGTGAAGCTGCGGCCCGACCACACCCTGGTCTACCGGCGCGCCTGGGACGGCGAAGACGCCAGGGTGCGCGGCGTAAGGCTCATGCTCGACGAATTGGTCAAACTCGCAGCGTGA
- a CDS encoding succinate dehydrogenase assembly factor 2 has protein sequence MSETETIENRRKRLRFRSWHRGTKEMDLLMGSFADAHLDALGKDQLDRYEALLDVPEPVVYDWILGRAAPPADYDHDVTKLLLAFEFHAPGR, from the coding sequence ATGAGCGAAACCGAAACCATCGAGAACCGCCGCAAGCGTCTGCGCTTCCGTAGCTGGCACCGCGGGACCAAGGAAATGGACCTGCTGATGGGCAGCTTCGCGGATGCTCATCTGGACGCTTTGGGCAAGGACCAGCTCGACCGCTACGAGGCCTTGCTGGACGTGCCGGAACCGGTCGTCTATGACTGGATTCTCGGCCGCGCGGCCCCGCCGGCCGATTACGATCATGATGTGACCAAGCTGCTGCTGGCCTTCGAGTTTCACGCGCCGGGCCGCTGA
- the recG gene encoding ATP-dependent DNA helicase RecG, which yields MRPEILFPLFAPATSLSGVGPRFAKLFESLTGGPAVLDLCWHLPSGIIDRRYSPPLAEAIPGRIATLTVEVDEHRAPPTKRQPYRIACHDASGSLELVFFHAHRDYLMKMLPPGQTRVVSGKVEVFNDRLQMTHPDHIAPPEEAGRLKAVEPVYPLTAGLSLKVVNKAVHAALERLPELPEWLDRGLKGREGWPDWREALRRAHNPRDEADLSPLALARRRLAYDELLSNQLAIALVRDRQLKQRGRVLKGDGHLCDKVIASLPFQLTGSQRLALAEISADMAAEHRMLRLLQGDVGSGKTVVALLAMLTAVEAGGQAALMAPTEILARQHFQTIEPLARAAGVGLTLLTGRDKGKARRAILEKLAAGETAIVVGTHALFQEDVAFKDLAMVVIDEQHRFGVHQRLTLTGKGKAVDVLVMTATPIPRTLMLTAYGDMESSRLTERPPGRQPIDTATLSLDRLPEVIDAVDRALKRGAQVYWICPLVEESENSDLAAAEDRYRALQQRLGERVGLVHGRMKGPEKDAVMARFAAGETGVLVATTVVEVGVDVPNATVMVIEHAERFGLAQLHQLRGRVGRGSGKSTCLLLWQGPLGETARARLKILRETDDGFRIAEEDLRLRGAGELLGTRQSGLPEFHLADLAVHGDLLATARDDARLILDKDPELAGERGQALRVLLYLFERDAAVKYLRSG from the coding sequence TTGCGCCCTGAAATTCTCTTCCCGCTCTTCGCGCCCGCCACCAGCCTCTCCGGGGTCGGGCCGCGCTTTGCCAAGCTGTTCGAGAGCCTGACCGGCGGTCCGGCGGTCCTCGACCTCTGCTGGCACCTGCCCAGCGGGATCATCGACCGGCGCTACAGTCCGCCCTTGGCCGAGGCGATACCCGGGCGCATCGCGACCTTGACCGTGGAGGTCGACGAGCACCGGGCGCCGCCGACAAAGCGCCAGCCCTACCGGATCGCCTGCCACGATGCGAGCGGCAGCCTGGAGCTGGTGTTCTTCCACGCCCACCGCGATTACCTGATGAAGATGCTGCCACCCGGCCAGACCCGGGTGGTCAGCGGCAAGGTCGAGGTCTTCAACGACCGCCTGCAGATGACCCACCCGGATCACATCGCCCCGCCGGAGGAGGCCGGGCGCCTGAAGGCGGTCGAGCCGGTCTACCCGCTGACCGCGGGCCTGAGTCTCAAGGTGGTGAATAAAGCGGTCCACGCGGCCCTCGAGCGCCTGCCCGAGCTGCCAGAGTGGCTCGACCGCGGCCTCAAGGGCCGCGAGGGCTGGCCCGACTGGCGCGAGGCGCTGCGCCGCGCCCACAACCCGCGCGACGAGGCCGACCTTTCGCCGCTGGCGTTGGCGCGCCGGCGCCTCGCCTACGACGAGCTGCTGTCCAACCAGCTCGCCATCGCCCTGGTGCGCGACCGCCAACTGAAGCAGCGCGGGCGGGTGCTGAAGGGCGACGGCCATCTCTGCGACAAGGTGATCGCCTCCCTGCCCTTTCAGCTCACCGGCTCGCAGCGCCTGGCCCTGGCCGAGATCAGCGCCGACATGGCCGCCGAGCACCGCATGCTGCGCCTGCTGCAGGGCGACGTCGGCAGCGGCAAGACGGTGGTGGCCCTGCTGGCCATGCTGACAGCGGTGGAGGCCGGCGGTCAGGCCGCCCTCATGGCACCGACGGAGATCCTGGCCCGCCAGCACTTCCAGACCATCGAGCCCCTGGCACGCGCCGCCGGGGTCGGACTGACGCTCTTGACCGGGCGCGACAAGGGCAAGGCCCGCCGGGCGATCCTGGAGAAGCTGGCCGCCGGCGAGACCGCCATCGTCGTCGGCACTCACGCCCTGTTCCAGGAGGACGTCGCCTTCAAGGACCTGGCCATGGTGGTGATCGACGAGCAGCACCGCTTCGGCGTTCACCAGCGCCTGACCCTCACCGGCAAGGGCAAGGCGGTGGACGTGCTGGTGATGACCGCCACGCCGATCCCGCGCACGCTGATGCTGACCGCCTACGGCGACATGGAGTCCTCACGCCTGACCGAGCGGCCGCCAGGGCGCCAGCCCATCGACACCGCGACGCTCTCGCTCGACCGCCTGCCAGAGGTCATCGACGCCGTCGACCGCGCCCTCAAGCGCGGCGCCCAGGTCTATTGGATCTGCCCGCTGGTCGAGGAATCGGAGAACAGCGACCTGGCCGCCGCCGAGGACCGCTACCGCGCCCTGCAGCAGCGCCTCGGCGAGCGGGTCGGGCTGGTGCACGGGCGCATGAAGGGGCCGGAGAAGGATGCCGTCATGGCCCGTTTCGCCGCCGGCGAGACCGGCGTGCTGGTCGCCACCACGGTGGTCGAGGTCGGCGTCGACGTGCCCAACGCCACGGTCATGGTCATAGAGCATGCCGAGCGTTTCGGCCTTGCCCAGTTGCACCAGTTGCGCGGCCGGGTCGGGCGCGGCAGCGGCAAGTCGACCTGCCTGCTGCTGTGGCAGGGACCGCTGGGCGAGACCGCGCGGGCCCGCCTGAAGATCCTGCGCGAGACCGACGACGGCTTCCGCATCGCCGAGGAAGATCTTCGACTGAGAGGGGCCGGCGAGCTGCTGGGCACGCGCCAGAGCGGGCTGCCGGAGTTCCACCTCGCCGACCTGGCGGTGCACGGCGACCTGCTGGCCACCGCCCGCGACGACGCCCGGCTGATCCTGGACAAGGATCCGGAACTGGCTGGAGAGCGCGGCCAGGCCCTGCGCGTGCTGCTCTATCTCTTCGAGCGCGATGCGGCGGTGAAGTACCTGCGCTCGGGCTAG
- a CDS encoding PAS domain-containing protein, whose amino-acid sequence MTGFVSSERRLIERIEEYWNYLRRDRAFPCTADIDPVELGDDWCDCFVMSPSKPPEDAAFLFVGPRLLENARLPENWSKEAERHVRDCPADSVIARSVRYVDHVLEQRIPVKVSEVFEENGEEVRLRGTLFPLSSDGENIDAVLGAANCARLETLTMSKPAA is encoded by the coding sequence ATGACTGGTTTCGTCAGCAGCGAACGCCGCCTCATCGAGCGGATCGAGGAATACTGGAACTACCTGCGCCGCGACCGCGCCTTCCCCTGTACCGCCGACATCGATCCGGTGGAACTCGGCGACGACTGGTGCGACTGCTTCGTCATGAGCCCCAGCAAGCCGCCCGAGGACGCCGCCTTCCTGTTCGTCGGCCCTCGGCTGCTGGAGAATGCCCGGCTGCCGGAAAACTGGTCCAAGGAAGCCGAACGCCACGTGCGCGACTGCCCGGCGGATTCGGTGATCGCCCGCTCGGTGCGCTACGTCGATCACGTCCTGGAACAGCGCATCCCCGTAAAGGTCTCGGAAGTTTTCGAGGAGAACGGTGAGGAGGTGCGGCTGCGCGGCACGCTGTTCCCGCTGTCCTCGGACGGCGAGAATATCGACGCCGTGCTCGGTGCGGCCAACTGCGCGCGCCTGGAGACCCTGACGATGAGCAAGCCGGCGGCCTGA